The genomic stretch GGCACTGACCCTTGCCTTGTTACCTCGCCAACGCTATGGGCGGGTCTTCGAGCCGGCCTGTGCCAATGGCGAGTTGAGCCTGGGCCTGGCCGAACGCGGCGACCGTCTGTTGTGCATGGACCTCAGCCACACCGCCGTGGCCCTGGCCGCCGAACGCCTGGCCGGGTATCCCGAGGTGCAGGTGGTGCAAGGTCGGTTGCCTGAAGAGTGGCCCGAAGGCCAGTTCGACCTGATTGTGCTCAGTGAACTGGGCTATTACCTGGACAGTAACGACTGGCGTCAGGTGATCGACCAGGCCCGCGCGAGCCTCAGTCCCCAGGGGGCGGTCCTGGCCTGCCACTGGCTGCAACCCATTGCCGGCTGCCCGCAAACCGGGGCGCAGGTCCACGCCATGCTCGATGCCCATCTGCATTTACCGCGTGCCGTGCGCCACGAGGAACCCGATTTCATCCTCGAGCTCTGGTGCCGAGGCCCCTACCGTCCTGACCTCGAAGAACCCACCCAATGATCGGCGTCGTCGTCCCGGCTCACAATGAACAGGCCCTGCTCAAACGCTGCCTTGACGCCCTCGCTTGCGCCGCGCACGACGTCGAACGCGCTGGAGAAGCAGTGGCGATCCTGGTGGTATTGGATGCCTGCACCGACCGCTCGTTAGCCATCGCCCAGGCCAGTGGCGTGCAGACCCTGGTGATCAACGACGGTAACGTCGGGTGTGCCCGCCGGGCCGGCGCCGCCTACATGCTCGACCAGGGCGCGCGCTGGCTGGCCTGTACCGATGCCGACAGCCGGGTGCCCCGCAACTGGCTGCGCCAGCAGTTGGCATTCAAGGCCGATGCAGTGTGTGGCACGGTCAGCATCGATGACTGGCACCCCGACCATTGCCCGGCGGTACGCCAGCGCTACCAGGCGCTGTATCAATCCCGGGAAGGCCACCGACATGTGCACGGCGCCAATCTGGGGGTGTGTGCGCAAGCCTATCAGCGCGTCGGCGGATTCCGCCCGCTGCCGGCGCATGAGGACGTCTGCCTGGTGGAGGATTTGCAACGCAGCGGTGCCAGCATCGTCTGGACTGCCCTCAACCGCGTGCGCACCAGCAGCCGCCTGGACTCCCGTGCGCAAGGCGG from Pseudomonas sp. S04 encodes the following:
- a CDS encoding glycosyltransferase, whose product is MIGVVVPAHNEQALLKRCLDALACAAHDVERAGEAVAILVVLDACTDRSLAIAQASGVQTLVINDGNVGCARRAGAAYMLDQGARWLACTDADSRVPRNWLRQQLAFKADAVCGTVSIDDWHPDHCPAVRQRYQALYQSREGHRHVHGANLGVCAQAYQRVGGFRPLPAHEDVCLVEDLQRSGASIVWTALNRVRTSSRLDSRAQGGFGDYLKSLAGDG
- a CDS encoding class I SAM-dependent methyltransferase, producing MSLSAIYFEQLFSANPDPWAFRSRWYEKRKRALTLALLPRQRYGRVFEPACANGELSLGLAERGDRLLCMDLSHTAVALAAERLAGYPEVQVVQGRLPEEWPEGQFDLIVLSELGYYLDSNDWRQVIDQARASLSPQGAVLACHWLQPIAGCPQTGAQVHAMLDAHLHLPRAVRHEEPDFILELWCRGPYRPDLEEPTQ